A single window of Alphaproteobacteria bacterium DNA harbors:
- the nuoH gene encoding NADH-quinone oxidoreductase subunit NuoH, which produces MELGFWAGYVWPGIIIVAQILAVVLALLGAVAYLTLAERKVIAAMQLRKGPNVVGAFGLLQPIADGLKLFAKETIIPTGANRFLFIVAPILTFLLAVVAWAVIPLDKGWVIADINVGVLYLFAISSLGVYGIIIAGWASNSRYPFLGALRSAAQMVSYEVSIGFVIITVLLCVGSLNLSKIVEAQRGLWFCVPLLPMFIIYYISALAETNRAPFDLPEAEAELVSGYNVEYSAMAFALFFLGEYANMILMSGMGTILFLGGWLPIIDVAPFNWIPGIFWFLAKTCVLLFGFLWVRATFPRYRYDQLMRLGWKVFLPFTLFWVILTAGVLVAFGWVPNPGV; this is translated from the coding sequence ATGGAACTCGGTTTTTGGGCCGGCTATGTCTGGCCCGGCATCATCATCGTCGCGCAGATCCTGGCCGTCGTGCTGGCGCTTCTGGGGGCGGTGGCCTATCTGACCCTGGCCGAGCGCAAGGTCATCGCGGCCATGCAATTGCGCAAGGGGCCGAACGTGGTCGGCGCCTTCGGTCTGCTGCAACCGATTGCCGACGGCCTGAAGCTGTTCGCCAAGGAAACCATCATTCCGACCGGCGCGAACCGGTTTCTGTTCATCGTCGCGCCGATCCTGACCTTCCTGCTGGCCGTGGTGGCCTGGGCCGTCATTCCCCTGGACAAGGGCTGGGTGATCGCGGACATCAATGTCGGCGTGCTCTACCTCTTCGCGATCTCGTCGCTGGGCGTCTATGGCATCATCATCGCCGGCTGGGCCTCGAACTCGCGCTATCCGTTCCTGGGCGCGTTGCGCTCGGCGGCGCAGATGGTCAGCTACGAGGTCTCGATCGGCTTCGTCATCATCACCGTGCTGCTGTGCGTCGGCTCGCTGAATCTGTCGAAGATCGTCGAGGCGCAACGGGGCCTGTGGTTCTGCGTGCCGCTGCTGCCGATGTTCATCATCTACTACATCTCGGCCCTGGCCGAGACCAACCGCGCCCCCTTCGACCTGCCGGAGGCCGAGGCGGAACTGGTATCCGGCTACAATGTCGAATACTCGGCCATGGCGTTCGCGTTGTTCTTCCTCGGCGAATACGCCAATATGATCCTGATGAGCGGCATGGGCACCATCCTGTTCCTGGGCGGGTGGTTGCCGATCATCGACGTGGCGCCCTTCAACTGGATCCCGGGCATTTTCTGGTTCCTGGCCAAGACCTGCGTGCTGCTGTTCGGCTTCCTCTGGGTGCGCGCCACCTTCCCGCGCTACCGCTACGACCAGTTGATGCGGCTCGGCTGGAAGGTGTTTCTGCCCTTCACCCTGTTCTGGGTGATCCTGACCGCGGGCGTTCTCGTCGCCTTCGGTTGGGTTCCGAACCCAGGCGTATAG
- the nuoI gene encoding NADH-quinone oxidoreductase subunit NuoI — MSFFDRTARGFLLSELIEGMVLTFRYMFKPKVTLNYPYEKGPLSPRFRGEHALRRYPNGEERCIACKLCEAVCPAQAITIEAEPRDDGSRRTTRYDIDMTKCIYCGFCQEACPVDAIVEGPNFEFATETREELMYDKQKLLDNGDRWESAIARALEADAPYR, encoded by the coding sequence ATGAGCTTTTTCGACCGCACTGCTCGCGGCTTTCTGCTGTCCGAATTGATCGAGGGCATGGTCCTGACCTTTCGGTACATGTTCAAGCCCAAGGTCACGCTGAACTATCCCTATGAGAAAGGGCCGCTGTCGCCCCGGTTCCGCGGCGAGCACGCGCTGCGCCGCTACCCGAACGGCGAGGAGCGCTGCATCGCCTGCAAACTCTGCGAGGCGGTGTGCCCGGCCCAGGCCATCACCATCGAGGCCGAACCGCGCGACGACGGCTCGCGGCGGACCACGCGCTACGACATCGACATGACCAAGTGCATTTATTGCGGCTTCTGTCAGGAAGCGTGTCCGGTCGATGCCATTGTCGAGGGGCCGAATTTCGAGTTCGCGACCGAGACCCGCGAGGAGCTGATGTACGACAAGCAGAAGCTTCTGGACAACGGCGACCGGTGGGAGAGCGCCATCGCCCGCGCCCTCGAAGCCGACGCGCCGTATCGTTGA
- a CDS encoding NADH-quinone oxidoreductase subunit J has product MIIPAIAFYVFAAITIISGLMVVTARNPVHSVLWLILAFFNAAGLFVLMGAEFLAMVLVIVYVGAVAVLFLFVVMMLNVNFQGLRQGATNYAMIGGLVGVILLLELVFLIGSTAALPEGLAGSVPTPAFDVMDNTHALGHVLYTDYFYLFQAAGLVLLVAMIGAIVLTHRQREGVRKQRIVNQLDRHPRDTVEVVKVQTGQGV; this is encoded by the coding sequence ATGATCATCCCGGCTATTGCCTTCTATGTCTTCGCGGCGATCACCATCATCTCCGGATTGATGGTGGTGACGGCGCGCAATCCGGTGCACTCCGTGCTCTGGCTGATCCTCGCCTTCTTCAACGCCGCCGGCCTGTTCGTGCTGATGGGCGCGGAGTTCCTGGCGATGGTGCTGGTCATCGTCTATGTCGGCGCGGTGGCGGTGCTGTTCCTGTTCGTCGTCATGATGCTGAACGTGAACTTCCAGGGCCTGCGCCAGGGCGCCACCAACTACGCCATGATCGGCGGTCTGGTGGGCGTCATCCTGTTGCTGGAACTGGTGTTCCTGATCGGCTCGACGGCGGCGCTGCCGGAGGGGCTGGCGGGCTCGGTGCCGACGCCGGCGTTCGACGTGATGGACAACACCCACGCCCTCGGCCACGTGCTCTACACCGACTATTTCTACCTGTTCCAGGCGGCGGGTCTGGTGTTGCTGGTCGCGATGATCGGCGCGATCGTGCTGACCCACCGCCAGCGCGAAGGCGTGCGCAAGCAGCGGATCGTCAATCAGTTGGACCGCCACCCCCGCGATACGGTGGAAGTGGTCAAGGTCCAGACCGGTCAAGGCGTGTAG
- the nuoK gene encoding NADH-quinone oxidoreductase subunit NuoK, whose product MLEIGLAHYLVVAAVLFVLGIFGIFLNRRNVIVILMSIELILLAVNINFVAFSAHLGDLAGQVFVMFILTVAAAEAAIGLAILVVYFRNRGSIAVDDINLMKG is encoded by the coding sequence ATGCTCGAGATCGGGCTCGCCCATTATCTGGTCGTGGCGGCCGTGCTGTTTGTGCTCGGCATCTTCGGCATATTCCTGAACCGACGGAACGTCATCGTCATCCTGATGTCGATCGAACTGATCCTGCTGGCGGTGAACATCAACTTCGTCGCCTTCTCCGCCCATCTGGGCGATCTGGCGGGCCAGGTGTTCGTGATGTTCATCCTCACCGTCGCCGCTGCGGAGGCCGCCATCGGGCTGGCGATCCTGGTGGTGTATTTCCGCAACCGCGGCTCCATCGCGGTCGACGACATCAACCTGATGAAGGGCTAA
- the nuoL gene encoding NADH-quinone oxidoreductase subunit L translates to MYSLAIFLPLLGAIIAGFFGRAIGDKASQWVTCGLVIASAVISVIAFVDIALGGNSHTADLATWISSGTLEAHWALRFDTLTAVMLVVVTVVSACVHVYSIGYMHHDHSIPRFMAYLSLFTFSMLMLVTSDNLLQLFFGWEGVGVCSYLLIGFWYDRPSANAAAIKAFVVNRVGDFGFALGIVGCYMLFDSISFDTIFHNAPEMASHTLTFIGIQFPALEILCFLLFIGAMGKSAQLGLHTWLPDAMEGPTPVSALIHAATMVTAGVFLVARMSPVFEYAPNTLAFVAFIGASTAFFAATIGLVQTDIKRVIAYSTCSQLGYMFFACGVSAYPAAIFHLMTHAFFKALLFLGAGSVIHAMSDEQDMRKMGGIWRYIKKTYILMWIGSLALAGIPFFAGYFSKDMILESAFGSGSTVGGLAYVLGVLAACMTAFYSWRLLFMTFHGEPQADEKVMAHVHESPPVMLVPLYVLAAGAVFSGLLFAGMMVGDDYHDFWGHSILILEQHPAMHAAHSVPLWAKLLPLVLSLFGVWLAYVLYIRNRAALADLAAHAKGLHAFLLNKWYFDELYDAVFVRSARWIGRLFWKGGDGRIIDGFGPNGIAARVIEAARGASRLQSGYVYHYAFAMLIGVVLLLTWYFGQAGA, encoded by the coding sequence ATGTATTCGCTCGCAATCTTCCTGCCGCTGCTGGGCGCGATCATCGCCGGCTTTTTCGGCCGCGCCATCGGCGACAAGGCCTCGCAATGGGTCACCTGCGGCCTGGTGATCGCCTCGGCGGTGATCTCCGTGATCGCCTTCGTCGACATCGCGCTCGGCGGCAACAGCCACACCGCCGACCTGGCGACCTGGATCAGTTCCGGCACGCTGGAGGCGCACTGGGCGCTGCGCTTCGACACGCTCACCGCCGTCATGCTGGTGGTGGTGACCGTGGTCAGCGCCTGCGTGCATGTCTACTCCATCGGCTACATGCACCACGATCACAGCATTCCGCGGTTCATGGCCTATCTGTCGCTGTTCACCTTCTCCATGCTGATGCTGGTGACGAGCGACAACCTCCTGCAGCTGTTCTTCGGCTGGGAGGGCGTGGGCGTCTGCTCCTATCTGCTGATCGGCTTCTGGTATGACCGGCCCAGCGCCAACGCGGCGGCGATCAAGGCGTTCGTGGTCAACCGCGTCGGCGATTTCGGCTTCGCGCTCGGCATTGTCGGCTGCTACATGCTGTTCGACAGCATTTCGTTCGACACGATCTTCCACAACGCGCCGGAAATGGCGTCGCACACGCTCACCTTCATCGGCATCCAGTTCCCGGCGCTGGAAATCCTTTGCTTCCTGCTGTTCATCGGCGCCATGGGCAAGTCGGCCCAGCTCGGCCTGCACACCTGGCTGCCGGACGCGATGGAGGGCCCGACCCCGGTCAGCGCCCTGATCCACGCCGCCACCATGGTGACCGCCGGCGTGTTCCTGGTCGCGCGCATGTCGCCGGTCTTCGAGTACGCGCCGAACACGCTGGCCTTCGTCGCCTTCATCGGTGCGTCCACCGCGTTCTTCGCGGCGACCATCGGGCTGGTGCAGACCGATATCAAGCGGGTGATCGCCTATTCGACCTGTTCGCAGCTCGGCTACATGTTCTTCGCCTGCGGCGTCAGCGCCTATCCGGCGGCGATTTTCCACCTGATGACGCACGCCTTCTTCAAGGCGCTGCTGTTCCTTGGCGCCGGCAGCGTGATCCACGCCATGTCGGACGAGCAGGACATGCGCAAGATGGGCGGCATCTGGCGCTATATCAAAAAGACCTACATCCTGATGTGGATCGGCTCGCTGGCGCTGGCCGGGATTCCGTTCTTTGCCGGCTATTTCTCCAAGGACATGATCCTGGAGAGCGCGTTCGGCTCCGGCTCGACCGTCGGCGGGCTCGCCTATGTGCTGGGCGTGCTGGCGGCGTGCATGACCGCGTTCTATTCCTGGCGTCTGCTGTTCATGACCTTCCATGGCGAGCCGCAGGCGGACGAGAAGGTGATGGCGCACGTGCACGAGTCGCCGCCGGTCATGCTGGTGCCGCTCTACGTGCTGGCGGCGGGCGCGGTGTTCTCCGGCCTGTTGTTCGCGGGCATGATGGTCGGCGACGACTATCACGACTTCTGGGGTCACTCGATCCTGATCCTGGAACAGCATCCGGCCATGCACGCGGCGCACAGCGTGCCGCTCTGGGCCAAGCTGCTGCCGCTGGTGCTGTCGCTGTTCGGCGTCTGGCTGGCCTATGTGCTCTATATCCGCAACCGGGCGGCGCTGGCCGACCTGGCGGCGCATGCCAAGGGCCTGCACGCCTTCCTGCTGAACAAATGGTATTTCGACGAGTTGTACGATGCGGTGTTCGTCCGCTCGGCCCGTTGGATCGGCCGGCTGTTCTGGAAGGGCGGCGACGGTCGGATCATCGACGGATTTGGCCCGAACGGCATTGCCGCGCGGGTGATCGAGGCGGCGCGCGGCGCCAGCCGTCTGCAAAGCGGTTATGTCTACCACTACGCGTTTGCGATGCTGATCGGCGTGGTGCTGTTGCTGACCTGGTATTTCGGCCAAGCGGGAGCGTGA
- a CDS encoding NADH-quinone oxidoreductase subunit M — translation MTGIPLLSLTIFLPLIGALFILFVRGDEQTVARNARYVALWTSVVTFVVSLFLWFGFKPGTAEFQFLEEHQWFPEFNIAYRVGIDGISLFFVLLSTLLTPICVLASWESIKSRVKEYMIAFLVLETFMVGMFCALDFFAFYVFFEGVLIPMFLIIGVWGGGNRIYAAFKFFLYTFLGSVLMLIAILAMYWDVGSASIPAALQHTFSPAMQPWLWIAFFASFAVKMPMWPVHTWLPDAHVEAPTAGSVILAGVLLKMGGYGFLRFSIPMFPLASADFAPLVYGLSCVAVIYTSLVALAQEDMKKLIAYSSVAHMGFVTIGLFTMNQQGVEGAVFQMLSHGVVSGALFLCVGVVYDRLHTREIARYGGLVHNMPKYAFVFMVFTMASVGLPSTSGFVGEFLVLAGAFQDNTWVAALAATGLILGAAYMLYLYRRVIFGRLEKEDLKSLLDLNWREVGIMVPLVVLVFWMGIYPSSFLKLINPSVTAVVEQTTHALEARAAGIPEAAAAASGHH, via the coding sequence GTGACCGGTATCCCCTTGTTATCGCTCACGATCTTCCTTCCGCTGATCGGTGCGTTGTTCATTCTGTTCGTCCGGGGCGACGAACAGACCGTGGCCCGCAACGCCCGTTATGTGGCGTTGTGGACCAGCGTGGTGACCTTCGTCGTCTCGTTGTTCCTCTGGTTCGGGTTCAAGCCCGGCACGGCGGAATTCCAGTTCCTGGAAGAGCACCAGTGGTTCCCCGAGTTCAACATCGCCTACCGGGTGGGCATTGACGGCATCAGCCTGTTCTTCGTCCTGCTGTCGACCCTGCTGACGCCGATCTGCGTGCTGGCGTCCTGGGAGTCGATCAAGTCCCGGGTGAAGGAATACATGATCGCCTTTCTCGTGCTCGAGACCTTCATGGTCGGCATGTTCTGCGCGCTCGATTTCTTTGCCTTCTACGTCTTCTTCGAGGGCGTGCTGATCCCGATGTTCCTGATCATCGGCGTCTGGGGCGGCGGCAATCGCATCTACGCGGCGTTCAAGTTCTTCCTCTATACGTTCCTGGGCTCGGTCCTGATGCTGATCGCGATCCTGGCCATGTACTGGGACGTGGGCAGCGCCAGCATTCCGGCGGCGTTGCAGCACACCTTCTCGCCGGCCATGCAGCCCTGGCTCTGGATCGCCTTCTTCGCCTCGTTCGCGGTGAAGATGCCGATGTGGCCGGTTCACACCTGGTTGCCGGATGCGCACGTGGAGGCGCCGACCGCCGGCTCGGTCATTCTGGCGGGCGTGCTCCTGAAGATGGGCGGCTACGGCTTCCTGCGCTTCTCGATCCCGATGTTCCCGCTGGCCTCGGCCGACTTCGCGCCGCTGGTCTATGGCCTCTCGTGTGTCGCCGTCATCTACACCTCGCTGGTGGCGCTGGCGCAGGAGGACATGAAGAAGCTGATCGCCTATTCGTCGGTCGCGCATATGGGCTTCGTCACCATCGGCCTGTTCACCATGAACCAGCAGGGCGTCGAGGGCGCGGTGTTCCAGATGCTCTCGCACGGCGTGGTGTCGGGCGCGCTCTTCCTCTGCGTGGGCGTGGTCTATGACCGGCTGCACACACGCGAGATCGCGCGCTATGGCGGCCTGGTGCACAACATGCCGAAATACGCCTTCGTCTTCATGGTGTTCACCATGGCGAGCGTCGGCCTGCCGTCGACCAGCGGTTTCGTCGGCGAGTTCCTGGTGCTGGCCGGCGCCTTCCAGGACAACACCTGGGTGGCGGCGCTGGCCGCGACCGGGTTGATCCTGGGTGCCGCCTACATGCTCTATCTCTACCGCCGGGTGATTTTCGGCCGGCTGGAGAAAGAGGACCTCAAATCCCTGCTGGACCTGAACTGGCGCGAAGTCGGCATCATGGTGCCGCTGGTGGTGCTGGTGTTCTGGATGGGCATTTATCCGTCCAGCTTCCTGAAACTGATCAATCCCTCGGTGACCGCCGTGGTGGAACAGACCACTCATGCGCTGGAGGCGAGAGCCGCCGGCATTCCCGAAGCCGCCGCCGCCGCCAGCGGCCATCACTAA
- the nuoN gene encoding NADH-quinone oxidoreductase subunit NuoN — MSWTVALPEVVLAVGVMAMLMLGVFRGNGATGLVAVLSSVLLLVVLGLSTMGENGIAFGGLFVENSFTGFVKVLILVASAVAIIMAMDFFRREGLERFEYPVLMLTATLGMLLMVSANDFIALYMGIELQSLSLYVLAAFRRDSLRSTEVGLKYFVLGALSSGMLLYGCSLIYGFSAHTGFEAVAEVLTGGETVPLGVAAGIVFVIAGLAFKVSAVPFHMWTPDVYEGAPTPITAFFAVAPKIAAMALFVRVLFGPFGHMVDVWQQVIVFISLASMIIGAFAAVAQTNIKRLMAYSSIGHIGYALVGLAAGTQAGVSGVLIYFAIYLFMNVGTFACILSMRRSGRMVEGIADLAGLSRSHPMMAAAMAAFMFSMAGVPPLAGFWGKLYVFQAAVGAQLYVLAVVGVLTSVVSCFYYIRIVKLMYFDDAAEALDRNIGSEMKAVLAVCSIVILLFILVPGPIAQPATAAAAALFGG, encoded by the coding sequence ATGTCTTGGACCGTAGCCCTGCCCGAAGTGGTGTTGGCCGTCGGCGTCATGGCGATGCTGATGCTGGGCGTTTTCCGCGGCAATGGCGCGACCGGCCTTGTGGCCGTATTGTCGTCGGTGTTGCTGCTGGTCGTGCTCGGCCTCAGCACCATGGGCGAGAACGGCATCGCCTTCGGCGGCCTGTTCGTCGAGAACAGCTTCACCGGGTTCGTGAAAGTGCTGATCCTGGTGGCCAGCGCCGTCGCCATCATCATGGCCATGGACTTCTTCCGGCGCGAAGGCCTGGAGCGGTTCGAATATCCGGTGCTGATGCTCACCGCGACGCTCGGCATGCTGCTGATGGTGTCGGCGAACGACTTCATCGCGCTCTATATGGGCATCGAACTGCAATCGCTGTCGCTTTATGTGCTGGCCGCCTTCCGCCGCGACTCGCTGCGCTCGACCGAGGTCGGCCTGAAGTATTTCGTGCTGGGTGCGCTGTCGTCGGGCATGCTGCTCTATGGCTGTTCGCTGATCTACGGCTTCAGCGCCCACACCGGCTTCGAGGCCGTGGCAGAGGTGCTGACCGGCGGCGAGACCGTGCCGCTGGGCGTTGCCGCCGGCATCGTCTTCGTGATCGCCGGCCTGGCCTTCAAGGTGTCGGCGGTGCCGTTCCACATGTGGACGCCGGACGTCTATGAGGGCGCGCCGACGCCGATCACCGCCTTTTTCGCCGTTGCACCGAAAATCGCCGCCATGGCGCTGTTCGTCCGGGTCCTGTTCGGGCCGTTCGGGCACATGGTCGATGTCTGGCAGCAGGTGATCGTGTTCATCTCGCTGGCCTCCATGATCATCGGCGCGTTCGCGGCGGTGGCGCAGACCAATATCAAGCGCCTGATGGCCTATAGCTCCATCGGCCATATCGGCTATGCCCTGGTCGGTCTGGCGGCGGGCACGCAGGCGGGCGTCAGCGGCGTGCTGATCTATTTCGCGATCTACCTGTTCATGAATGTCGGCACCTTCGCCTGCATTCTCTCCATGCGCCGCAGCGGCCGCATGGTGGAGGGGATTGCCGATCTGGCCGGCCTTTCGCGCAGCCATCCGATGATGGCGGCGGCAATGGCGGCCTTCATGTTCTCCATGGCCGGCGTGCCGCCGCTGGCCGGTTTCTGGGGCAAGCTGTATGTGTTCCAGGCCGCCGTCGGCGCGCAGCTTTACGTCCTGGCCGTGGTCGGCGTGCTGACCAGCGTGGTGAGCTGCTTCTACTATATCCGCATCGTCAAGCTGATGTATTTCGACGACGCGGCCGAGGCGCTGGACCGCAATATCGGCAGCGAGATGAAGGCGGTGCTGGCGGTCTGCTCGATCGTGATCCTGCTGTTCATCCTGGTGCCGGGGCCCATCGCCCAACCGGCGACCGCCGCCGCCGCGGCCCTGTTCGGGGGCTGA
- a CDS encoding biotin--[acetyl-CoA-carboxylase] ligase codes for MTRFETVGSTNDEAKAAARAGAVDGSVFWSPHQSAGRGTHGRDWATPPGNLAVSILKRPRMPLAFAPQAALVTAVAVAEALPELGVASDRIRLKWPNDVLVDGAKICGILMEGEAEGVGTRWLVIGTGLNLVHHPAETRHPATDLAALGLSVTPEAALAAYLTAFDRWWGRWRRYDFQVVATAWAARTLHRPGDRLTLTVGRDTLTAVYQGLAPDGALVIRDADGVEKRIVSGEIFTGSQT; via the coding sequence GTGACCCGGTTCGAAACCGTCGGCAGCACCAATGACGAAGCCAAGGCCGCCGCCCGCGCGGGCGCGGTCGATGGTTCGGTGTTCTGGAGCCCGCACCAGAGTGCGGGGCGCGGTACTCATGGCCGCGACTGGGCGACGCCGCCGGGCAATCTGGCGGTGTCGATCCTGAAACGCCCGCGCATGCCGCTGGCCTTTGCGCCCCAGGCGGCGCTCGTCACCGCCGTTGCCGTCGCCGAGGCCTTGCCGGAGTTGGGTGTGGCGTCCGACCGCATCCGTCTGAAATGGCCGAACGACGTGCTGGTGGACGGCGCCAAGATCTGCGGCATCCTGATGGAAGGCGAGGCGGAGGGCGTCGGCACGCGCTGGCTGGTGATCGGCACCGGCCTGAACCTGGTGCATCATCCGGCCGAGACGCGCCATCCCGCCACCGACCTCGCGGCGCTCGGCCTGTCGGTGACGCCGGAGGCCGCGCTGGCCGCCTATCTGACCGCGTTCGACCGCTGGTGGGGGCGCTGGCGGCGCTACGATTTCCAGGTGGTCGCCACCGCCTGGGCCGCCCGCACCCTGCACCGGCCGGGCGACCGGCTTACCCTCACCGTCGGACGCGACACGCTGACGGCCGTCTACCAGGGGCTTGCGCCGGATGGCGCGCTTGTGATCCGGGATGCGGACGGGGTAGAGAAACGAATCGTCTCGGGCGAGATCTTCACCGGATCGCAGACCTGA
- a CDS encoding type III pantothenate kinase — MLLAIDAGNTNTVFAVYEGEEQRGLWRAATDSHRTADEHAVWLIQLMGLKGLKPSDIDAAIISTVVPAAMFNLTNLCGNYFNVTALVVGDPGVELGITVNVPNPREVGADRLVNAVAAHQAYAGALIVIDFGTATTFDVVSADGGYQGGIIAPGVNLSMEALHMAAAKLPLVAVRRPQKIVGTDTVGAMQSGIFWGYVGLIEGLVARIKAEAELTDVKVVATGGLSTHFFNATDVIDLTDKDLTLRGLLEIHRLNRPGMRASQ; from the coding sequence ATGCTGTTGGCCATTGACGCCGGCAATACCAATACCGTCTTTGCGGTGTACGAGGGCGAGGAGCAACGCGGCCTGTGGCGCGCCGCCACCGACTCGCACCGCACCGCCGACGAGCACGCGGTCTGGCTGATCCAGTTGATGGGCCTGAAAGGGCTGAAGCCGTCGGACATCGACGCAGCCATCATCTCGACCGTGGTGCCGGCGGCGATGTTCAACCTGACCAATCTCTGCGGCAATTATTTCAACGTCACCGCGCTGGTGGTCGGCGATCCGGGCGTCGAACTCGGCATCACCGTGAACGTGCCGAACCCGCGCGAGGTGGGCGCGGACCGGTTGGTCAACGCCGTCGCCGCGCACCAGGCCTATGCGGGCGCGCTGATCGTCATCGACTTCGGCACCGCCACCACGTTCGACGTGGTCAGCGCCGACGGCGGCTATCAGGGCGGCATCATCGCGCCGGGCGTCAACCTGTCGATGGAGGCGCTGCACATGGCGGCGGCGAAACTGCCATTGGTCGCGGTGCGGCGGCCGCAGAAAATCGTCGGCACCGACACGGTCGGGGCCATGCAGTCCGGCATTTTTTGGGGCTATGTGGGCTTGATTGAGGGGCTCGTCGCCCGAATTAAAGCGGAAGCCGAACTGACGGATGTGAAGGTCGTTGCCACCGGCGGGCTTTCCACCCACTTCTTCAACGCAACGGATGTGATTGATTTGACCGATAAGGACCTGACCTTGCGCGGCCTGCTGGAAATTCACCGGCTGAACCGCCCCGGGATGCGGGCGAGCCAGTGA
- a CDS encoding ribonuclease J — protein sequence MAPSKDNVLAKLPVPGKDEVLFCALGGIGEIGMNAALYGHDGQWIMVDCGITFADDQNPGVDVIVPDIRPARALGDRLQAIVITHAHEDHVGAVPYVGPGLDVPVYATPFTAMFLKRKLQEDGDGDVAVRTVDKGGSFQVGVFKLSYLPVAHSIPEAQSVAIETGIGTILHTGDWKTDPTPVVGKGFQPKRFEKLGEAGVLAMFCDSTNALVEGRTGSEAELAPGIAQQIAEAPGRIIFTSFASNVARMVTICRAAAEQGRHVGLAGRSLRRMHDIAKATGYWPDDLPALVDEADLGYLPPETTVILCTGSQGEANAALARMAGGAHQHITLGKGDTVVYSSRDIPGNERAIGRVRNRLLALGVRVVTERQAHIHVSGHPARDELRDMYGWVKPSLVVPCHGETAHLLANAELATACGVPAVAQAPDGIVLRIKKDHATELGRLQTGRQAVDGSRTVAIGGDTLRDRRKVMENGAVLISAALDRDGDLVADLEISTHGLTDGDDEELLDDIADVVEETLEETGNRDVDARADKVRTAVRRFLRHRFNKRPVVTVHLLRVDATVVA from the coding sequence ATGGCTCCATCGAAAGACAATGTCCTGGCCAAACTGCCGGTTCCCGGCAAGGACGAGGTGCTGTTCTGCGCCCTGGGCGGCATCGGCGAGATCGGCATGAATGCCGCGCTCTATGGCCATGACGGCCAGTGGATCATGGTCGATTGCGGCATCACCTTTGCCGACGACCAGAATCCCGGCGTCGACGTGATCGTGCCGGATATCCGCCCCGCCCGCGCCCTGGGCGACCGGCTCCAGGCCATCGTCATCACCCACGCGCACGAGGATCATGTCGGCGCGGTCCCCTATGTCGGCCCCGGGCTCGACGTACCGGTCTATGCGACGCCCTTCACCGCGATGTTCCTGAAGCGGAAGTTGCAGGAAGACGGCGACGGCGACGTTGCGGTGCGCACGGTCGACAAGGGCGGCTCGTTCCAGGTGGGGGTGTTCAAACTCAGCTATCTGCCGGTGGCCCATTCCATCCCGGAGGCGCAGTCGGTCGCGATCGAGACCGGCATCGGCACCATCCTGCACACCGGCGACTGGAAGACCGACCCGACCCCGGTGGTCGGCAAAGGGTTCCAGCCGAAGCGGTTCGAGAAGCTGGGCGAGGCGGGCGTGCTCGCCATGTTCTGCGACTCGACCAATGCCCTGGTCGAGGGCCGCACCGGCAGCGAGGCGGAACTGGCTCCCGGCATCGCCCAGCAGATCGCCGAGGCGCCGGGACGGATCATCTTCACCAGCTTCGCCAGCAATGTGGCGCGCATGGTCACCATCTGCCGCGCGGCGGCGGAGCAGGGACGGCATGTCGGCCTCGCCGGCCGGTCGCTGCGGCGCATGCACGACATTGCCAAGGCGACCGGCTACTGGCCGGACGACCTGCCGGCGCTGGTGGACGAGGCCGACCTGGGCTATCTGCCGCCGGAGACGACCGTGATCCTCTGCACCGGCAGCCAGGGCGAGGCCAACGCGGCGCTGGCGCGCATGGCCGGCGGCGCCCATCAGCACATCACGCTCGGCAAGGGCGATACCGTCGTCTATTCCTCGCGCGACATTCCCGGCAATGAGCGCGCCATCGGCCGCGTGCGCAACCGTCTGCTGGCGCTCGGCGTCCGGGTGGTGACGGAGCGGCAGGCGCATATCCATGTCTCCGGCCACCCCGCGCGCGACGAACTGCGCGACATGTATGGCTGGGTGAAGCCGAGTCTGGTCGTGCCCTGCCATGGCGAGACCGCGCACCTGCTCGCCAACGCCGAACTGGCCACGGCCTGCGGCGTGCCCGCCGTGGCGCAGGCGCCGGACGGCATCGTGCTGCGCATCAAGAAGGACCACGCCACCGAGCTGGGCCGGTTGCAGACCGGGCGGCAGGCCGTCGACGGCTCGCGCACGGTCGCCATCGGCGGCGACACCCTGCGCGACCGGCGCAAGGTGATGGAAAACGGTGCCGTGCTCATCAGCGCCGCGCTCGACCGCGACGGCGATCTGGTGGCCGACCTGGAAATCTCCACCCACGGCCTGACCGACGGCGACGACGAGGAATTGCTCGACGACATTGCCGACGTGGTCGAGGAAACGCTGGAGGAAACCGGCAACCGCGATGTGGATGCCCGGGCCGACAAGGTGCGCACGGCGGTGCGCCGCTTTCTGCGCCACCGTTTCAACAAGCGCCCGGTCGTGACCGTTCACCTGTTGCGGGTCGACGCCACCGTCGTGGCCTGA